Part of the Triticum urartu cultivar G1812 chromosome 2, Tu2.1, whole genome shotgun sequence genome, TCCTCCGCGGCGCCCGCGCCGTCGCGCAGCGCGTCGAACAGCGCCGAGTAGTAGTGCAGCGCCTCCACGAACCGGCCCAAGAAGTCGCCGCTGTGCCCCAGGTCCTGCTCCACGATCGTGATCAGCTTCGGCCGCAGGCTCTTGAGCAGCCGCACCGTGCCGACGTCCGAGCCCGTCACGTCGTAGAGGCAGTGGTGCATCCAGTGCACGACGGTGGCCTCCCTGTGGCGGTGGCGCGGGCCGAGGAGCGCGGTGGTGTCTGCGACGTGCCCGATCTTCCCATCGATAGGCTGGAACTCGAAGGGCAGCCCGAGCGACGCCGCGAagtcggcgaggcggcggccggtggcCTCGAGGACGTCGAGCGAGGCGCCGAGCCCGGTGACCCGGAGCGAGAGCGGCCTGCGGGGCCGGGACGCGAGCATGTGGAACAGCCCCGGCCACTGCAGCCCCTGCATGATGTCGAGGTCGATGACGTGGACGTGGTCCTCGCCGTCGAGCGCCTGCAGGATGGCCTTGTTGGCGGTGAAGTGCGAGAACTTGACGAGCGGGGAGAGCGCGTTGTACGCCTGGAAGGCCGAGGAGATGCGGCGGCTCTGCGCGGCCGCGAGCGGGCGGAGCGCGAGCGGTGAGTAGGCGCCCAGGTACGAGCTGAGCACGCGCGCGCACAGCGCGTCGCCGAAGTAGGCCGCGACGCGCTCCGGGGAGGACCCGAACGGGGACGCCAGCTCGGTGACCTCCTGCAGCATGTCCTGCGCCTCCGGGAGCTGGTCCATGGCCACCGCCTCCGCGCACCTGAGCAGCAGCCTCAGCAGCCGCAGCCCGCGCGTCTCCGGCGCCTCCGCCacccgctccccctcctcccccgcGGCGGCCACCGCCAGGCCCTGCTCGGAGGCGGAGCCATGCAGCTGCAGCCGCTTCCCGCGCGCCTTCTCCTCGTCGTCGGGCATCGACGCCGCCCGCTTGGCCTTCATCGCGTCGGTGGCGGGCGCGCGCGACAGGACGCCCTGGATCATCACGACAGACAGAGGCCAATAATTTCAGGTGAGGCCGAGCGAGCTGGCGGGCGGGCGGGAAGAGTCGGTCAGTGGCAACTCACTGATAAGCTCAGGGATAACTCATAACTGCGATGACTTGGTAGAGCATGGCGGGCGCGCGTGCGTGGGAGCAAAGGCGCGCGGCCGCCTGCGCTTGTCGATTTGCTGGGGCTTGGTGGCGTCCCGTAGCGGGCGGCGCGCAGGCAGAGGGAATCAAAGGGCGGGGCCGCGCCAGGGCGACCGCTTGTCTCCACTCCGGGGCCGGTAGAAAAGAAATTGCGGGCGTGGCGCGAGCGCGAGACCGGCGTGGGTTGATTGGGCCGGGGCGATCATTTGACGGGGGACGAGACGCCACGCCGTACGCGAACAGGGCGGGGGCTCGGAGACCGGACAAGAGCTTCCCTCGGATACCGGTGATGCTGGTGGGACGTTTATGGTTAGGCAGACGAGCTTCCTGCTCATCAACGGGGACGGCTTCGGCTCAGGCGCAACTCTGCAGGAGCAGCCCTACACAGTAGTGGCACCCGTGTGGTGACGCCACTGGCCCAGCAGCATCGGCCGGCTAATTTTTAAGATTAGACcttaatttaaaaaaaattgagatctgacccttttgctaccgcCAGAGTCCATGGCGGTAGGGTCTAACAGCCTACCGCCAGAGACTTTGATGGTAGAAAACATCGCTACTGCCAAACGGGTTGG contains:
- the LOC125536576 gene encoding scarecrow-like protein 23 isoform X2, giving the protein MKAKRAASMPDDEEKARGKRLQLHGSASEQGLAVAAAGEEGERVAEAPETRGLRLLRLLLRCAEAVAMDQLPEAQDMLQEVTELASPFGSSPERVAAYFGDALCARVLSSYLGAYSPLALRPLAAAQSRRISSAFQAYNALSPLVKFSHFTANKAILQALDGEDHVHVIDLDIMQGLQWPGLFHMLASRPRRPLSLRVTGLGASLDVLEATGRRLADFAASLGLPFEFQPIDGKIGHVADTTALLGPRHRHREATVVHWMHHCLYDVTGSDVGTVRLLKSLRPKLITIVEQDLGHSGDFLGRFVEALHYYSALFDALRDGAGAAEEERHAVERQLLGAEIRNIVAVGGPKRTGEVRVERWGDELRRAGFRPVSLAGSPAAQARLLIGMYPWKGYTLAEEDGCLKLGWKDLSLLTASSWEPTEDDHAAVAEQKRHDS
- the LOC125536576 gene encoding scarecrow-like protein 23 isoform X1, which gives rise to MIQGVLSRAPATDAMKAKRAASMPDDEEKARGKRLQLHGSASEQGLAVAAAGEEGERVAEAPETRGLRLLRLLLRCAEAVAMDQLPEAQDMLQEVTELASPFGSSPERVAAYFGDALCARVLSSYLGAYSPLALRPLAAAQSRRISSAFQAYNALSPLVKFSHFTANKAILQALDGEDHVHVIDLDIMQGLQWPGLFHMLASRPRRPLSLRVTGLGASLDVLEATGRRLADFAASLGLPFEFQPIDGKIGHVADTTALLGPRHRHREATVVHWMHHCLYDVTGSDVGTVRLLKSLRPKLITIVEQDLGHSGDFLGRFVEALHYYSALFDALRDGAGAAEEERHAVERQLLGAEIRNIVAVGGPKRTGEVRVERWGDELRRAGFRPVSLAGSPAAQARLLIGMYPWKGYTLAEEDGCLKLGWKDLSLLTASSWEPTEDDHAAVAEQKRHDS